GCGACCCCCCGCCAGGACGTGGCCGCCAATCAGCCCGTCACTTTCGACTCCACGCGGGCGCTGCTCACGTTCGCGAGCGCCGGGGTGCTCGCCTGCCCGCCGCCCTTCACCACCACCACCATCGACGCCAACCTCATGAGCGCGGGCAACACCATTGTGCTGGGGTCGTCGCTGACGGTCGGCTACACCTTCGCCCTCCCTCCGGAATAGCCCCGCGCCCGATCGGGCTTCCGACCCCCCGTCGACCCGGCCGCGGTCGCCGCCCGGGATGAGGAGGGCCGAGACGGCCACCTCCCGCCGCGCTCCCGGCCGCGAAGTCGCTTCCGGGCCGGGGCCGGCCGCGCGCCTGCCCTTCGCGGCCAGTGGGGGCCGTGGCATACTGCAAAGCGGTGCCCGCCCTCGAGAGCCTGATCGACACCGCCGGCAGCACCTTCCGCGAGAACCGCGCGCACATGGAGCGCCTGCTGGTGGATCTAAGGGAGCGCCTGGCCGCGGCCCGGGCGGGGGGCGGAGAGGAAGCCGTGCGCCGCCACCGCGAGCAGGGCAAGCTTCTGGTGCGGGAGCGGATCGAGCGCCTGCTCGATCCCGGCACTCCCTTCCTGGAGGTCGCCGCCCTGGCCGCCCACGGCCTCTACGAGGGAGCCGCGCCTTCGGCGGGGATCGTCACCGGCATCGGGCGCGTGCGCGGCCGCGAGGTCATGGTCGTGGCCAACGACGCCACGGTCAAAGGGGGAACCTACTTCCCGCTCACGGTCAAGAAGCACCTGAGGGCCCAGGAGATCGCGAAGGAGAACCGGCTGCCCTGCCTCTACCTGGTCGACTCGGGCGGGGCCTTCCTTCCCCTCCAGGCCGAAGTCTTCCCGGACCGGGACCACTTCGGCCGCATCTTCTACAACGAAGCTCAGATGAGCGCGCAAGGGATCCCCCAGATCAGCGTGGTCCTGGGCTCCTGCACCGCGGGGGGCGCCTACGTGCCCGCCATGAGCGATGAGACCGTGATCGTGAAGGGCCGGGGGACGATCTTCCTGGCTGGTCCGCCCCTGGTGAAGGCGGCCACCGGCGAGGAGGTGAGCGCAGAGGAGCTGGGGGGCGCGGACGTCCACTGCCGGACGAGCGGGGTGGCCGATCACTACGCCCGGGACGACGAGCACGCCCTGGAGTGGGCCCGCGACATCGTGGGGCGGTTGACCACACGGAAGGAGCTGCCCTGGGAGGTGGAGGCGATCCAGGACCCGCTCCGCGACCCCCAGGAGCTGGGAGGGGTCGTCCCTCCCAATCTCCGCCTGGCCTACGACGTCCACGAGGTGATCGCCCGCATCGTGGACGGAAGCGAATTCAGCGAGTTCAAGGCCCTCTATGGCACCACCCTGGTCACCGGCTTCGCCCGCATCATGGGCTACCCGGTGGGGATCCTCGCCAACAACGGCGTGCTCTTCTCGGAGAGCGCGCTCAAGGCCACCCACTTCATCCAGATGTGCAGTTTGCGCCGGATGCCGCTGATCTTCCTCCAGAACGTCACCGGCTTCATGGTGGGCCGGGAATACGAGCACAAGGGGATTGCCAAGGATGGGGCCAAGATGGTTCACGCGGTCGCCAACGCCAGCGTGCCTAAGTTCACGGTGATCATCGGAGGGAGCTTCGGGGCGGGAAACTACGGCATGTGCGGGCGCGCCTACCAGCCGCGGCAGCTCTGGATGTGGCCCAACGCCCGGATCTCGGTGATGGGCGGGGAGCAGGCAGCGTCTGTGCTGGCCCAGGTAAAACAGGAGCAAAGGGAGCGGCGGGGCGAACCAATGACGGCGGCCGAGCTCGAGGCCTTGAAGGCTCC
The DNA window shown above is from Vicinamibacteria bacterium and carries:
- a CDS encoding carboxyl transferase domain-containing protein; this translates as MPALESLIDTAGSTFRENRAHMERLLVDLRERLAAARAGGGEEAVRRHREQGKLLVRERIERLLDPGTPFLEVAALAAHGLYEGAAPSAGIVTGIGRVRGREVMVVANDATVKGGTYFPLTVKKHLRAQEIAKENRLPCLYLVDSGGAFLPLQAEVFPDRDHFGRIFYNEAQMSAQGIPQISVVLGSCTAGGAYVPAMSDETVIVKGRGTIFLAGPPLVKAATGEEVSAEELGGADVHCRTSGVADHYARDDEHALEWARDIVGRLTTRKELPWEVEAIQDPLRDPQELGGVVPPNLRLAYDVHEVIARIVDGSEFSEFKALYGTTLVTGFARIMGYPVGILANNGVLFSESALKATHFIQMCSLRRMPLIFLQNVTGFMVGREYEHKGIAKDGAKMVHAVANASVPKFTVIIGGSFGAGNYGMCGRAYQPRQLWMWPNARISVMGGEQAASVLAQVKQEQRERRGEPMTAAELEALKAPTLAKYEEEGSPYYSSARLWDDGIIDPADTRTVLGLGISAALNAPIPETRFGIFRM